The following is a genomic window from Sciurus carolinensis chromosome 3, mSciCar1.2, whole genome shotgun sequence.
TGCTCGGCAGCAATTAGAAGCGCTGCTCAACAAGACTATGCGCATTCGCATGACAGATGGGCGGACACTGGTCGGCTGCTTCCTCTGTACCGACCGCGACTGCAATGTCATCCTGGGCTCAGCGCAGGAGTTCCTCAAGCCGTCGGGTCAGTGCCCGGGGGTTGCACACCCGCTTGAGAATGTGGCGGGAATTCACGCAGGCATTTTCCCTTCAGGGTCAGACTGCACCCCTTGTTTTGTGGGGCATGTTTTCATGGCTCAGAAGGGGCGGGACCGACGTTGGCCTGCCTCCCTGATGCTCTGACCCTTCTTTCCAGATTCCTTCTCTGCCGGGGAACCCCGTGTGCTGGGCCTGGCCATGGTACCCGGACACCACATCGTTTCTATTGAGGTGCAAAGGGAGAGCCTTGCGGGGCCTCCATATCTCTGACCACGATTAGGCATGTCTTTCAAACTTCATTAAATTTATGACCGATGTGCCCTGTGTCTGTGTGTAGCTTGGATGCCAGGGCAGAGATAGTACACCCAACCTCTAGAGGTAGGGGTTTATCTAAGTTCTAGAGCATTCTCGACCCTCCTCCCCCAACCTTATGTCCAGGGGTGCCTTAAATTCGAGATTGGGGATGGGGAACAGGCAAGAGCTGTAGACCAGCAAACCTAGGGTGGACCCCTGCATCTTCCCTCCCACGCTACTGCGCCAGAATTGTGGCGGGAAGGGGTGTCATCCTGCTCCGGAAGGCCCATTGTTTCCCGCCCCGGCCTGGCAACACTGAGTTCCTCTAAGCTGGGGTCAGAGAACGGGCTCGGTCCCCAAGGGGAATGGTGTAGGCGGGTGAAACACGGCCCCCTCGCTAT
Proteins encoded in this region:
- the Naa38 gene encoding N-alpha-acetyltransferase 38, NatC auxiliary subunit isoform X2, with protein sequence MAGAGPTMLLREENGCCSRRQSSSSAGDSDGEREDSPAARARQQLEALLNKTMRIRMTDGRTLVGCFLCTDRDCNVILGSAQEFLKPSDSFSAGEPRVLGLAMVPGHHIVSIEVQRESLAGPPYL